The Spirosoma foliorum genome has a window encoding:
- a CDS encoding TIGR00266 family protein, which produces MYSHEIDYKIIGEDIQIVEIELDPNETVIAEAGSMLFMEDGITFETKMGDGSQPDQGFLGKLLQAGSRMVMGESLFMTHFTNRGVGKRKVAFSAPYPGTVMPVNLANVYGNTLIVQKDAFLCAALGTKLSIQFNQRLGAGFFGGEGFILEKIQGDGMAFIHAGGVVIERTLNNETLRVDTGCVVGFEPSINFDIQRAGGLRSMVFGGEGLFLATLRGTGKVWIQSMPISKLVQRLSPGSAQSHKEGGSVLGQLGNLFED; this is translated from the coding sequence ATGTACTCTCACGAAATCGACTACAAAATCATTGGTGAAGACATCCAAATTGTAGAAATCGAACTCGACCCCAACGAAACCGTTATTGCCGAAGCTGGCTCCATGTTGTTTATGGAAGACGGTATCACCTTCGAAACCAAAATGGGGGATGGTTCGCAACCCGATCAGGGTTTTCTGGGAAAACTCCTTCAGGCTGGGTCGCGTATGGTTATGGGCGAATCGTTGTTCATGACACATTTCACGAACCGGGGTGTTGGGAAACGTAAAGTTGCTTTTTCGGCTCCCTATCCGGGTACGGTTATGCCCGTCAATCTGGCAAATGTATATGGTAATACACTCATCGTTCAGAAAGATGCTTTCCTGTGTGCAGCCCTTGGCACAAAATTGAGTATTCAATTTAACCAACGACTGGGCGCGGGTTTCTTCGGTGGCGAAGGCTTCATCCTCGAAAAAATACAAGGTGATGGCATGGCATTCATTCATGCCGGTGGCGTTGTGATTGAACGAACCCTCAATAACGAAACGCTACGGGTCGATACGGGTTGCGTTGTTGGTTTCGAACCAAGTATCAACTTCGATATTCAGCGGGCAGGTGGCCTGCGTAGTATGGTATTCGGTGGCGAAGGCTTGTTCCTGGCTACTTTACGCGGTACGGGTAAAGTCTGGATTCAGTCGATGCCGATTTCTAAGCTGGTTCAGCGGTTATCGCCGGGCAGCGCACAAAGCCATAAAGAAGGCGGCTCTGTGTTAGGTCAGTTGGGTAATCTGTTTGAGGATTAG
- a CDS encoding MlaD family protein → MKVSQEVKVGLLAVVSLAMFYFGFRFLKGSDFFNSTNKYRVVYDNIDGLVPSNPVRINGLSVGRVKSIEILQNKGNKLLVTVELRKDIRVTQGTRAILVDDGLLGGKLIQLTIDPQKPELEDGGMLLAVKETGLSALIKEKTLPVLNNVDSLTYQLNRVVSQFDQTGVMLNQTLKSADAGVKTLDLTIAENRAGLKATLASVSHLAASLVETEKQLKPILAKADTFADSLQGLQLKQTLGTVNKTVEGLQRILTDVNNGRGSLGKLTSDEALYSNVNKTAASLEKLLTDLREHPKRYVQFSVFGKKEKPYVAPTASTTITTVTPADSAKK, encoded by the coding sequence ATGAAAGTTTCGCAGGAAGTAAAAGTAGGTTTATTAGCTGTCGTCTCCCTGGCGATGTTCTACTTTGGATTTCGATTTCTAAAGGGTTCGGATTTTTTTAATTCAACAAATAAATACCGGGTTGTTTATGATAATATCGATGGATTAGTGCCTTCTAATCCAGTCAGAATCAATGGCTTATCGGTAGGGCGGGTTAAATCCATAGAAATTTTACAGAATAAAGGGAATAAGCTTCTGGTTACGGTAGAGCTTCGAAAAGACATTCGCGTTACACAAGGAACAAGAGCTATTTTAGTCGATGACGGTTTGTTGGGCGGTAAGTTGATTCAACTAACCATAGATCCTCAAAAGCCTGAACTCGAAGACGGTGGCATGTTACTGGCTGTTAAAGAAACGGGCTTGTCGGCGCTGATTAAGGAGAAAACACTCCCCGTTCTGAACAATGTAGATTCGCTGACCTACCAGTTGAACCGTGTTGTTAGTCAGTTTGATCAAACAGGTGTTATGCTGAATCAGACGTTGAAAAGTGCCGATGCTGGTGTGAAAACACTCGATTTAACCATTGCCGAAAATCGGGCCGGTCTGAAAGCAACGTTGGCCAGTGTAAGCCATTTGGCCGCTTCATTGGTCGAAACCGAGAAGCAACTCAAGCCCATTCTGGCCAAAGCCGATACCTTCGCCGATTCGCTGCAAGGCTTGCAATTGAAGCAAACGCTTGGCACGGTAAACAAAACGGTCGAAGGGTTACAACGGATTTTGACCGATGTCAACAACGGACGCGGTTCGTTAGGTAAACTGACTTCCGACGAAGCACTTTATAGCAACGTTAATAAGACCGCTGCCAGCCTGGAAAAACTGTTAACCGATCTGCGTGAGCATCCTAAACGGTACGTACAGTTTTCAGTCTTTGGCAAGAAAGAAAAACCGTACGTTGCCCCGACGGCCAGCACGACCATTACAACCGTTACTCCTGCGGATTCTGCTAAAAAGTAG
- a CDS encoding acyl-CoA carboxylase subunit beta, whose product MQPLLDELAQRTAQTQLGGGSKKIEDQHRKGKLTARERIAYLTDPDKPFVEIGLFTGEGMYAEHGGCPSGGVVVGIGYVSGRHCVIVANDATVKAGAWFPITAKKNLRAQEIAMENHLPIIYLVDSAGVYLPLQDEVFADKEHFGRTFRNNAHLSAMGILQVAAIMGSCVAGGAYLPIMSDEALIVEGTGSIFLAGPYLVKASIGEDVDAETLGGATTHTDISGVVDNKYPDDKSCLDAIKRIFDKLGHHETAGFNRVTPALPAKDPEEIYQILPSDRVKPYDMQEIVDRLVDNSEFDAYKPGYGQSLLCGYARIDGWAVGIVANQRKVVKAKGRAGQPVEMQMGGVIYGDAADKAARFIMNCNQKRIPLVFLQDVSGFMVGSRAEQGGIIKDGAKMVSAMANSVVPKFTVVIGNSYGAGNYAMCGKAYDPRLMLAWPTAKMAVMSGASAAKTLLQIQVAAQKAKGQPMTPEEEQAQLTKITDQYNAQLSPYYAAARLWVDAVIDPLQTRQILSEGIAAANHAPITKSFSVGVIQT is encoded by the coding sequence ATGCAACCTCTTCTCGACGAACTCGCCCAACGAACCGCTCAAACTCAGCTTGGTGGTGGCTCGAAAAAAATTGAAGACCAGCATCGGAAGGGTAAACTGACCGCTCGCGAACGGATTGCTTATCTCACCGATCCAGATAAGCCGTTTGTTGAAATTGGCCTATTTACCGGCGAAGGCATGTATGCCGAGCACGGTGGTTGCCCGTCGGGTGGAGTGGTCGTAGGAATTGGGTATGTGTCGGGCCGACACTGTGTTATTGTAGCTAACGATGCTACGGTAAAAGCCGGGGCCTGGTTTCCAATTACGGCGAAGAAGAACCTCCGCGCGCAGGAAATAGCGATGGAGAATCACCTGCCGATTATCTATCTTGTTGACAGCGCTGGTGTTTATCTGCCCTTGCAGGATGAGGTTTTCGCCGATAAGGAACACTTTGGGCGGACATTCCGCAACAACGCCCACCTCTCGGCAATGGGTATTTTGCAGGTGGCGGCCATAATGGGCAGTTGTGTGGCGGGTGGCGCTTACTTGCCCATCATGTCTGACGAAGCGTTGATAGTTGAGGGAACTGGCTCTATTTTTCTGGCTGGACCCTATCTGGTAAAAGCGTCTATTGGCGAAGATGTCGATGCGGAAACCCTTGGTGGCGCTACGACCCATACCGATATTTCTGGAGTTGTCGATAACAAGTACCCAGATGACAAAAGTTGCCTGGATGCGATCAAGCGAATTTTCGATAAACTTGGCCATCACGAAACGGCAGGTTTCAATCGCGTTACACCAGCTCTTCCCGCTAAAGATCCTGAAGAAATCTACCAGATTTTACCTTCCGATCGTGTAAAACCTTACGATATGCAGGAAATTGTGGATAGACTTGTGGATAACTCGGAGTTCGATGCGTATAAACCCGGTTACGGTCAATCACTCTTGTGCGGTTATGCTCGAATCGATGGGTGGGCCGTGGGAATCGTAGCGAATCAGCGTAAAGTAGTAAAGGCTAAAGGTCGAGCGGGGCAGCCCGTCGAAATGCAGATGGGTGGGGTTATTTACGGCGATGCTGCCGATAAAGCAGCCCGATTTATTATGAATTGCAACCAGAAGCGGATTCCCTTAGTGTTTTTGCAGGACGTTTCGGGCTTTATGGTCGGTAGCCGCGCCGAACAGGGCGGTATTATTAAGGACGGTGCCAAAATGGTGAGTGCTATGGCTAATTCTGTAGTGCCGAAGTTTACAGTTGTTATCGGAAACTCGTATGGCGCGGGCAATTATGCCATGTGTGGGAAAGCGTATGACCCACGCCTGATGCTTGCCTGGCCTACGGCGAAAATGGCTGTTATGAGTGGAGCATCGGCTGCTAAAACACTACTTCAAATTCAGGTAGCAGCTCAGAAAGCGAAAGGCCAACCCATGACACCTGAGGAAGAACAGGCTCAGTTGACCAAGATTACAGACCAATACAACGCGCAACTATCGCCTTACTACGCAGCTGCACGTCTTTGGGTCGATGCCGTTATTGACCCGCTTCAAACCCGACAAATTCTCTCCGAAGGGATTGCCGCAGCCAACCATGCGCCTATCACGAAATCTTTCTCGGTGGGCGTGATTCAAACGTAA
- a CDS encoding c-type cytochrome yields the protein MSELRFTICRTLILALFALSAANAQTRKPAVKAPPKPAAVATKSPGQLIYEQNCLTCHQTNGSGVPNLNPPLRGTDWVLGDKTRLINVLLKGLQGQEIEGDMYDNAMPAHDFLTDVQIADVLTYIRSSFGNKADAITADEVKTARGK from the coding sequence ATGAGCGAATTACGATTTACGATTTGCCGGACATTGATCCTGGCTTTATTTGCGCTTTCAGCGGCTAATGCGCAAACCAGGAAACCCGCAGTTAAGGCTCCCCCTAAACCTGCTGCCGTAGCGACTAAATCGCCGGGACAGCTCATCTACGAGCAAAACTGCCTGACCTGTCACCAAACAAATGGCTCTGGCGTACCGAATCTAAACCCACCTCTACGTGGTACCGATTGGGTCCTAGGCGACAAAACCCGACTCATCAATGTATTGCTGAAAGGCTTACAAGGCCAGGAGATTGAAGGGGATATGTACGACAATGCTATGCCTGCTCATGACTTTCTAACCGACGTTCAAATTGCTGACGTATTGACCTACATACGAAGCAGTTTTGGCAACAAGGCCGACGCTATTACAGCCGATGAAGTTAAGACCGCACGGGGGAAATAG
- a CDS encoding four helix bundle protein: protein MSQKTNITKDKSFAFAIRIIRLEQYLRKTKRETVLSKQLLRSGTSVGANIREGYNAESDADFIHKFGIAQKECDETCYWLELLNATDYLDEKQFHSIYADAEALLKIIKSIILTKKQNRV, encoded by the coding sequence ATGAGTCAAAAAACGAATATTACGAAAGACAAAAGCTTTGCGTTTGCCATACGCATAATTAGGCTAGAGCAATACCTCCGAAAAACCAAGAGAGAAACCGTTTTAAGTAAGCAATTGCTGCGAAGTGGAACCTCAGTAGGAGCAAATATCCGCGAAGGCTATAATGCGGAATCAGACGCCGATTTTATTCACAAGTTTGGGATTGCTCAGAAAGAATGCGACGAAACATGTTATTGGCTAGAGTTGTTAAACGCAACAGACTATCTTGACGAAAAACAATTCCATTCCATATATGCTGATGCCGAAGCACTTCTTAAAATCATCAAGAGTATTATCTTGACCAAGAAACAAAATCGCGTTTAA
- the gldD gene encoding gliding motility lipoprotein GldD produces the protein MLRYSLALFIGLVLAACGSNSADNYVPKPKGFPRFDLPTPSYKLLEATHPYQFEYNSIARILPDTFAKAERDWIFINYPAYHASVQLTYKPVNNDVNRLRAMLDDSYKLAARHNIKAYAIEEKKLRLKSGLEASVIDLSGEVPSQVQFITTDSTKHFLRGALYFNTATENDSLQPVIQYIRKDILHLLNTLKWRK, from the coding sequence ATGCTTAGGTATTCACTCGCTCTTTTTATTGGTCTGGTATTGGCTGCCTGTGGCAGTAATTCAGCCGACAATTATGTTCCGAAACCAAAGGGATTCCCTCGTTTCGACTTGCCCACACCAAGCTACAAACTCCTCGAGGCCACGCATCCCTATCAGTTCGAATATAACAGCATTGCCCGAATTTTACCGGATACCTTTGCCAAAGCAGAACGAGACTGGATTTTCATTAATTACCCAGCGTACCATGCCAGTGTCCAGTTAACCTATAAACCTGTCAATAATGACGTAAATCGCTTGCGGGCTATGCTTGACGATTCGTACAAACTCGCGGCTCGGCACAACATAAAAGCCTATGCGATTGAAGAGAAAAAACTCCGCTTAAAGTCAGGATTGGAAGCAAGCGTTATTGACCTGTCGGGCGAGGTGCCCAGCCAGGTGCAGTTTATCACGACGGATTCAACGAAGCATTTCTTACGCGGAGCACTGTACTTCAACACCGCAACTGAAAACGACTCACTGCAACCCGTTATTCAATATATTCGCAAAGACATATTGCATCTGTTGAACACCCTGAAATGGAGAAAGTAA